Genomic segment of Homalodisca vitripennis isolate AUS2020 unplaced genomic scaffold, UT_GWSS_2.1 ScUCBcl_1354;HRSCAF=4868, whole genome shotgun sequence:
acatagtcggcattcaaatttaggcacttatcatatcgatggatgagcttgacaatgccttcctcataaaattctgccgcctgtgtCTTCAACCAGTTTGTCACTTCTTTGCTGCAGCTCTGTGTCGTCGTCAAAAGCGCTGCGTTGCCAGCCACTTCTTCATTGttgggaacaagtggtagtcacttggtgcaagatccgggctgtatggtggatgagGAAACAACTCCCAACTGGAATGATTCGAGAACTTCACGTGTGTGATTTGCCGTGTGAGGTCGAGCGTTATCGTAaatcaacagaattttcgagctcAACTTTCCTCTACGCTTGTTTTGGATCGCTCTTCTGAGGTTGTTTAACGTTTGGCAATACCTTTCTGAGTTGATTGTAGTGCCTCGTTCCAGGAAATCAACAAGAATTACACCTTTCTTGTCCCAAAAAAAACCGTTGCCATAACCTTTCTTGCCGACAtcgtttgcaaacattttcttggtttgtgaGGTGAACTTGTGTGtccccactccattgactgcaatttggtctcgcagttaacatgtttcacccatgtttcatcgccaGTTACGATGCGATCGAGTAGTGATTCACCCTCTTTGTCGTAAGCATCCAAAATTGTTAACGCTTGCAGCCATGCGCTGGTTTTTGTGGACGTCGGTCAGGATTTttggtacccatcttgcacaaaacttgTGGAAGCCAAGCTTATCAGTGACGATTTTTGTATAACAAAGTTCGTGAAATTTGAGGGAAACTAAGCGAGAGTTCCGTTATGGTTAACCGTCGATTTTCTCGGACCTTTGCGTCAACTTTCTCAACAAGTTCGTCAGTCACTATGAACTGGGTCTTCCACTTCGCTCTTCGTCATAAACATTTGTTCGggccattttaaaactttaatgaccCATTgtcgcactccaccttcagtgataatgttgttcccataaactatcacacaactgccgatagatttctataggcttacagttttttggcagtcaaaaacctaattactgcgcgcacctcacagttggcgggattttcaattgcggcagacatttcaaacaggcactgtgactagacgcgttacaacacgaacttcccgctagcacggctggatagcaCTGAGTGGTGGGACGTCCTGACACCAAGATGGCCGCGCTAGTCCCGCCCCTGGCGGCCACAGCGCAAAACGTAATcaactttctgaacagccctcgtaacAACTGTTTTCATTTACATATGTCTCATAGGATCTGCGATCAATAATAGAGTAGtagctataaataattaaaaagtgtaacataactttgtggacacactgtattTGGGTCCGCCGGTTTCTGAGGTTAAATGTCCACAATTTTACGTGGAGCGAAACATAATGTTCTCCTAATCCAAAATTAACTGCACCACTTATCAAAGCTGTAAATCATTCACACTGAATACTTTAGCCTTTAGTTCTCAAATTATGATTTTGTGgtgtaatacaaattattcaagCTCTCTGTTTGCTTGCTCGACAGACGTCAAAACAGAAGTGACAGAAATTATCAGGAAACGTACCAGCGGAGGGATTTCCGAGGGCCGAGGGATGGACAAAACACAACATGCGAGACAATGAATATAGAGGTCAGAGGGATGGACAAAACAACATGCGAGACAACGAGTACAGAGGCCAGAGGGAACGAGACGGTGACTACAGAGTACAAAGAGATCAAGACAATCGGAGAGATGGGCTTTTACGGTGGGTGTCTGGAAGTTGTATGATTTTTGAACAGTTATGTGTTAACATATGATTATTATCTGTTTCGATGGACATTTCTGACCATTAAATTCTTTTACTAAATTGTACTGGTAATTTTTTTGTGTACTTATGAAGTGCATATACAGTATTTTCAGTTTAATAGCTTCTCTTTGAAGAAACTTTACTGGCCTGAGTTGAGCACTAATGTGTATCATGTAGGTAAATTCCAGAAAATGGGTATTTTTTGCATCCTTGCTTGAACTAATGCCAGtcagtcattaaaaaaaattgttttgtttcataaagAGCAATAAAAAGTGGAAGAATTGGTGTGGGGTTTCTCTCTTACTTCAGTACTTTGCTCTCAAACTCGGAAGTCATTTGGATATGAAAGTTTTAGAAGTAGCAACTACAATGTCTGACCTGTTGTTATTTTGCAGAGCCATCCACAGCAGCAACAAACAGAGACAAGGGCAGGGCATGAACCGAGGAGGCTGGGTCAATCGTGGCAGAGGAGGCGCTGGTCCTAGCATTCGCAGCAGAGGTACATATAGCAATAGTCTGGTCGACCTTGTGTTCGTAAAAATCTATACCAATAGTACAAAATGAATGGTCTATATAGATACAATACATTCTTAGGCAATTCAGTGTTAACAAATTCCGAGCATTAGATTGTTAAGCACAAGTAATAACTTACATAGCAGGTTGCTGGCTGGGCAGGCACATTGGTGTCCTGGTGTCGGTTTGGAAAGGTTCCCTCTTCATATTTATAACGTAATAACCAGCCAGCAATCAATGGAAAGTGAGATACTTATTGTAAACTTTAAGTaaaacaaagtgtgtacacggttGTATTTTATGAGACAAAGACCACACATTACTCTTACAGACCTAGCATAAAGCATTCAAGTTGAGCCTCTCTGCTTCAACCATAGATTTTGGAAGTGgtctaaagtttaaaatttttacaaatcacATCATTTTTTGCTCTTGCTTATGATTTATCCCTTTAAACTGTCTTGATAATAAAAGAATCGTGTATCCTGAATCATGTATTGTGTATTATTGGcgatataatacatatttactttgTAATGCAGGTACTCTTTCCTCTGATTCATGATCGAAAGTGGACATAATAAAATTAGCCTTCTTGTTTGCGTTGTGGATGATGTACTTAATAAATTTCTATTGCTATTggggtaattttttatgattacagTGGAAGGAAATTCTCACAGCTACCCATTGTACGTTCACATGATAATCGCGGTCCTGCGTCTGCTTTTGGGTATATTATTAAgtccttttataaaattataaaagatcgTTAACAGAAATTATGACGTATACCATTTTCagaaaaagttagaaaataatagtattgttaCTAGATGATTTTGgtacataataatttgttacacattatatgtatgtaatattccTTATTAACATGTTCTTCAAGAACAGTTTTGCATCAAAATTAACATGTAGGTAAGTTTCACGTATATAGGCAAGGCaagtaaagtaaatatcaagAACAAAAAAACTCATTATAGGAGTAGAATGAATGATCTTTTAACCAGCTGGCGAGCCGCTTTTTCCGGTTGGTCGTCTGCCCACTTCATTGCTGCTGGAAGATGGTTCTAAAGCTTGGATCCCATGTTACTTTGGCTTCTTTTCATGTTTGGTCAGGCGGTTGTACAGGTGTACAGCTGTGGTCTCGTCTTGAGTGGGTTCGGTGTTTTTGTCCTTGCGTATGTTACTGTGTGCAATATGTACAAATTCACAATATTTAGGATTTTGAGTTCCTTGAactttttgttttgtgaaaaatgtcaATTTAATCTTCTGCCATGTGAAAAAAATGTGCTTATTATCTTATAttgtttgaaagggaaaaaaCTCCAGttgagtttttataataaaaagtgcacAATTGCAATTGATGGAGCAGAGAAAATTCCATGGAGTTTGTAGCATTTCAAAGACTCTGTGTCCGACCTCCACTCGATTCACCTTATGTTGGTCTGTCAGCTGTTTTGGAACCTACCATACGGACAGTTTCCCACAGTCAATCTGCGATCATTACGGAACACCATTTTCAAGTTTTCCCAGAATTTCAGTCACAATTGAAGGTTATCCTCTCCTCTGATGATCATGCACAGATGTATGGCCGTTTTCCAACTCACAGTATCACTTGAACACACTCATACAATTCATAGATTTATTACCATATACCTCAATAAACCTCAACCAAGGTTTTTTCTCTTTCTAAACGAGATAAAGGACATTGTGTATTTTGCACTTGGTGAGAGAATTGAATTCATGAAACATCATCACATTGACAGTTCTCAACGTACTGACTTCGAATTGGTCTTGTTGCAGAAGGGAAGAACAGACTACAGGGCAGTGTAGGCAACATGTTGGGGGGGAAAGTGGTCTTGAAAGCCTCAGTAcacttaataattaaaagaataatgcAATACTGCCTAGTGACTTAGGTGGAAAAACCTTTTCTCCTAAGTATTCCAGAAAAAAATTCCATTCCCAAAAAATCCTTATAGAAACTCTTGTTAGATTCTGGATTAGTTTATTGTGATTGTCTGATGAAGGAATAGGATTTCTGAATTCTAACATCTTAACAAAATATCTAGGACTAGGATATCCATGATTCTGACTCCATGTTAAACCTTGATTTCCATTGGTTATCAGATGTTAATTAGCGTGTTTAAACCTTGATTTTTCCATTGGTTATCAGATGTTAATTAGTGTGTTAAAACCTTGATTTCCATGGTTATCAGATGTTAATTAGCGTGTTAAACCTTGATTTCCATTGGTTTATCGGATGTTTATTAGCGTTTTAAACCTTGATTTCCATTGGTTATCGGAAATCAGAACATCTGCCAAGAATCAATGACTGGTAATGTTATGTAACAGTAGAACACCTCACTCATCACACTGTTCCTTACGGTAAGTGATATTTTGGTGTTAAAGGTCGAGGTGGCCCTGGTGGCAACTTCAACAGAGCGCCAGGCTCAGGTCCACAGAACCAGCCACAGCAGAACAATACAGCAGCTGTTAAGAAGAATACTCTTAAGTTTGATGAAGAGTACGACTTTGACAAGGCCAACTCAGAGTTTGAAGAGCTCAGAAGTAAAAACTGCTAAACTGAAGATTAGTGGTGAGTCTTGTTAgttgttaacttatttacttgTGCTGGAACCTGAGAGGTAGCAATTGTAGCCTCAAGTACATTTTGAATATCAAGAGAGAAAAATGTACAGATTGTGCAATCAACAATTAACAACTCGTTAGTTACTCAAGATTTGTAATAAAGTAGTTTATAAATGAGGAAGATGCCTCATCATCTTAGGTTAGGATGAGGACTGAATACTTAATTGTATTTCTACAGTAGAAATTTGTTGGTCATGACAATGTGGTGTCCTAGGAGAGGGAGAAGCTGCAGCACCCAAGGTTAATGGAGAAGACAAGAAGGACGACTCTGGAAACGAGACCGGACTGGGAGAGGGAGAACCAGAGGAGGACCCAGAACATGAGCATGTTGTCTACTACGATAAGACCAAGAGCTTCTTTTGGACAACATTAGCTGTGAGGCAGTCGAGAGGAGCAAAGGGTTAGTTAATGTTTGTGTAATAGTAGTAACTGCTTGATACGGTTTCATAATTCCAGTTCGTTGCTTGGTTTCGTTATTGTATTCGTGAGGTCTccaaataatataacatactaacaaattcttaagttttttaattaataatatcacaAAAGAGTATTGTGCAAAGGTAATGCAGTAGACCTAACTTGCCTTCAGGTGTAAATTTTATCTTACCATTCTTGTGTTAGttggagcaagtaattttttatataaagggaGAGTAATAACACCATGATATATAATACTTCCATTAAACATTTAACCAAAGTATCTAAttgttttttagttcaaaatagtATCTATGTGTTCAAAATAGTTCATCAAAACTTTTAACCTATTGACTACCaattgaaattcaaatattttttaactctcATCTACCgaattaatttttcagttttcaaTGAAAATCATTGTGTGGTTGCTTAAAGTCAATTAAACCCGGGAGAAAAAATTATGTTctcttaaagttattttatgaaaGTCTCATAAAACTGCTGCATGCTCACTGCTTTGTTTTTCTACgtctttttataacaaattatttttctgatttaTTACTCAGGCTATTGTAATGTTTCTGGTATCCAAAATttgcagaattaaattttctaactaaataaaagaattttaaagtttatcaaaGCAATTTAATCATTAGCTATTatatcttttttatgtttataaacttttaaaaaatgttaaaaaataacttttaagcctttaaaactacaagaaattattaaaaactttactatgGAGAGCCAAATATTTCAGTTCTgcatttaattaactataacatatcaaaatttcataCCCTTAGggcaacaaataataataattttataataaaataaaataaatttgttatgtgcaattttttgaaaaataaaaataaaaacaaatacaaatcacTCATCAATAGCATCAAAAGAGTTCCAATCATTGAACCAAATGAAGTTTTTTTCACTATCACTGTcacaaaatctatatttaaacatttttacaaacactattttaatatatttacaatttttttttattttatctggtAGGCCTAATTGCAAATGTGTTTGGGCAAAACACATTGATCAGCTGTGGACAACTcagtatttagaataaaaaaaagtcaaagacttttaaattttaaatagatatggatTTATATTGATTACTAAATCACcgataaaactacaaaaaactataaacacaattaaatatatataatttcttgagccaatatattttaaattttcaaaacatgaaATCGGCGGACAATATAATTGTCCGCCCGGGTTGGTTAATAAGGGTTAAACTATTAAACAACCATATAACatgttgaatttatattttaagcattttagCTGCTTAAGCAACAATTGGATTTTTTAACCCGGATCTACCActaactaaaaaacaaaattatatgggATCATTAGCTTGTCTTGGCCATTCCCAAGTTTGAAGGTTATGTGTAGGCCGTGtcgcataattttttaaaatttctttatcaatACTTTCCCCTCAAAATTTTTTGGTGTCTTAAAAGTTACCCAACAttcactttatttttactttcattgagtATGTTCTCCGCAAAGTTCTAAAACTCTCAGAAAATTTTCCATTTTACGAGCTGAAAAATAACATGTTAGTTTTAGACAAGCAGTCAATGGTTCAATCAAGGCCAGACAACAGGTTATACCTATCACATGTCAACCAGCTCATATTAAAATcagatttcaaataaaatcttGACATTgctcaatattttaatgtacttctGTTAATAAAGATACAGTTCAATTGCTTATGAAGAAACACattgttgaaaacaaaaaatgattCAGTTATTTATATCAGTATGTTTGTTATCTTGTCTGCTGAACAAAATCTCAACCTGCCTTGTGGTTCTGAGTAATTATTACTtggtataaaaagtaagtaaaacaaGTTGTGCGTCcccattaaatattgatttagaaTGTCAATTTTCATGACGAGATGACTGAGGTCTTGTgaattacatttcttttttttgtgcTTATATGATTATTTCTACAAGGAGACCATATAGATTTCCCTTAGAGTCAGAATTAGGCCTTTAATCTGTATATAATTAACACAGTTGATTCAACCGTCTCAGATTTGTATTAAATGTAGTGTAGTGGTAGCCCTATCTGAAACTTAACACACAATCAAAATTCATGTCAAACATTTGCTGATTATGaattgaaaaaagaacaaaaaactgCCATAAAACCTGTATAATTTTTTGTGCAAGTAATTTGTACTTCttcatagttttatatgtattaaaagaaCAGTAATTTGGTTGTACTGGATTTTATTGTCGGTTGTgtttaaattctgtttcaaatgttgGTAATAAACTTCAGATTAATGttttacacatatataaaatatcttgtaaGTGTACCATCtacaaaaaaaataactaatacatttcTCATTCCATGGAAATACAATTCTCTGTTAAGGATTAAGTTATcaactttaaatttggaatactacaaatttatttcaacCTCTAACCATCCAATGGATGGAATTTTATGTCTTGGGACATACCCAGGGTACTACCGCAGCAAACGTCCATCCGCTGGATGCAACAAACAAACTTTTTTCATCTCGTCTCAGTTGCAATCTCCATcaggaaaacatttaaataatggcatTAATGTACCTCGGTTGTAACAGTGAGTTTATGGTAAATGTGACCATTAACTGTTGCTGACGCTTCCAGCAGTGATGAGGAAAATACAGTCCTTCTGTGTTCAGTtagtaaaagagaaaaaattatgttCGTGGTGGGTGATACATGATGTTTGGTTTTGATAATCCGACGAGTATATCCATACCCTGGCGAGTATCCCACAGCACTGCATGTATTCTCACTACTTTTATCAGCTGCTCCATAATTAGTCacaattgattaaataaaaacaactgtaaatttttaattgaggTTCGAATAACACTGATAAACAGTGTTTAGCTACCAATAAAGAGACCATGCAGCAAGGGAATTAGTGCGGTGGGAGCTGTTGACGTGATGCTGTGTACACGCACAGCTGAAAACGTCCACGTGGGTTGTTGCCTGTAAAAATCACTCAGCGAGTAATTAAAAAGCATCCATCTGCTGTGTGTAATTTTCTTCTATCAGTTGGACGGACCACCAGTGAGCGGTATTCCAATTAATCCAAATACCCAGGCGAGTGATCTTTACCGAGCATCTCAACGCATCCACCCAGTGGATGGATGGCCCTGTGGTGTGAGACCGGCCTTCTTAAAGCAGCTAGTACTTAAAATAATACaggaaataaatatgaaattgaagCAATGTTGTAAtcagacttaaataaaaacagtttaagataagaaatgtgaaattttttGTACAGCATGTATTATTcatttatcacaaatatttttgttaagattAGTACATgcagctttttaaaatttttggaccTTATTTTAAAATGGCTTTAAATTACCTCCTTTGAGAGCCCGTAATTTTACATGAAgcgatttaaaatataattgtacttttttcTGTATTCATGAAAGTTATCttaaagagttttgaattttaaacaaaaatacttttcaacTCCAAAAATAAATTGTACCACCTTAATGAGGTTTTATCCAAAGCACTACATGTCaatcaatgttttcaattacttttaattattatcaaaactaCTTCTGATATATCATTCAGATAATTTTTGCTCCAAGTATATTGTGGAAATCTCTAACACTAAAAGTCTTGAAACCATTTCTAAGGCactgtaaatttatatatgataGTTGAATGTTGTGTTGCAAGTTACAGGCCACGGCCAACTTAAAAAGAGGTTTCTATTTGTTTATCTATTCATTGACTTCAGTCTAAATTATGAAACTTTATgacatttgtataatttttaattttgattttacagaCGATCTCAGAGAACCGACCTGGAGGACGGAGCGGAAGCTGAACTCTGAAACTTTTGGAGGTTTTCATCAGCTCGAAGGGGAGGCTACCGGGGTCGTGGAGGGTACTATGGAGGCCGAGGCATGTACCCGGAGGCTATCGGGGTTACAACATGCGAGGCCAGACCAACCGAACCCTCAGTCCAGACCTCCCCCAACAACACAACAAACCAGAACTCCTCCTGGTAAGTGATGCTTCCAAATACTAGTGATGGTTGACAAAATaagattagtattttttatttagaatttcataaaactttatttagcaTCTtaacatattggtttaaaatattggaTGTAATCAAGATTCTCTAAATTCCATATTTGCCAATATGACcgatttttttattacactttgtCACTCAATATCAACATAATTGGTAAGAGGagccaaattatatttaaatttgtaatacaaaaaagaAACGAACATAAATTGTTGTagtatggaaaattttaatgtaaaattttgtcttGATTTGTCTTTAAAACCCTGCAAACACTCGCGTGGGGTAAATGTGACCCCACGCGGGCATTTTTGTTCATAACTCCTCAGCAGTTGGGCAACCCATTCCCTTGTTGTTTTCAGTAGCAGTTGGGTTCCTAGCCTAGTTGAAGGCCGACAATGCCCACACGTGTTTGTTATTTAGCGTTTGACAAGCCATAACCTCACTTTTGAGATTTGGGGTCAGATTTACCCCACGCGCGTTATTAGTGTAAACTAATTTTTCTCAACA
This window contains:
- the LOC124371394 gene encoding LOW QUALITY PROTEIN: protein LSM14 homolog B-like (The sequence of the model RefSeq protein was modified relative to this genomic sequence to represent the inferred CDS: deleted 1 base in 1 codon), which encodes MASSMPEIGSKISLISKADIRYEGKLFTVDPNECTIALSHVRSFGTEDRQTQYPVPAQSQVYEYILFRGSDIKDISIVNTQQLPNDPAIVSGMAPSMPSNYPGHSYSHHPVMSAPMAPPQYPNYMAPGMGRSLSKQAMSSELVNVNPQETVPGHTVPVPVQVHAPPVIPIVKEPTTVSVLELLGGSRSSTPSLSRKSPTIDQAVQVSPHKDKKPIQPAASTSRRKLSGNVPAEGFPRAEGWTKHNMRDNEYRGQRDGQNNMRDNEYRGQRERDGDYRVQRDQDNRRDGLLRAIHSSNKQRQGQGMNRGGWVNRGRGGAGPSIRSRGRGGPGGNFNRAPGSGPQNQPQQNNTAAVKKNTLKFDEEYDFDKANSEFEELRSKTAKLKISGEGEAAAPKVNGEDKKDDSGNETGLGEGEPEEDPEHEHVVYYDKTKSFFWTTLAVRQSRGAKDDLREPTWRTERKLNSETFGGFHQLEGEATGVVEGTMEAEACTRRLSGLQHARPDQPNPQSRPPPTTQQTRTPP